One window of Mesorhizobium sp. WSM4904 genomic DNA carries:
- a CDS encoding ABC transporter substrate-binding protein, which produces MSAFLKSCTALTVALTFSGQAIAQVKELGKGEGEVNIVAWPGYIERGETDKNYDWVSAFEKESGCKVNVKTANTSDEMVSLMNEGGFDLVTASGDASLRLVAGKRVQPINTDLIKNWKTVDDRLKDAPWFTVDKVHYGVPYQWGPNVLMYNTDVFKEAPKSWNVVFEEMKLPDGKSNKGRVQAYDGPIHIADAANYLMFHKPELGIKDPYELNEDQYKAALDLLRTQRTLVGRYWHDAAIQVDDFQNEGVVASGSWPYQVNTLVAAKKPIASTVPEEGVTGWADTTMMEADAAHPNCAYMWLEHSLSPKVQGDVSAWFGSLPVVPAACKGNELLGEEGCKTNGYDNFEKIKFWKTPVSKCASQNDQCVPYYRWVSDYIGVIGGR; this is translated from the coding sequence ATGAGTGCATTCCTGAAGTCATGCACGGCGTTGACGGTTGCGCTGACCTTCTCGGGTCAGGCGATCGCCCAGGTCAAGGAGCTCGGCAAGGGCGAGGGCGAGGTCAATATCGTCGCCTGGCCCGGCTATATCGAGCGCGGCGAGACCGACAAGAACTACGACTGGGTGAGCGCCTTCGAGAAGGAGAGCGGCTGCAAGGTCAACGTCAAGACCGCCAACACCTCGGACGAAATGGTCTCGCTGATGAACGAGGGCGGCTTCGATCTCGTGACGGCTTCGGGTGACGCTTCGCTGCGCCTCGTCGCCGGCAAGCGCGTGCAGCCCATCAACACCGATCTCATCAAGAACTGGAAGACGGTCGACGATCGCCTGAAGGACGCGCCCTGGTTCACGGTCGACAAGGTGCACTATGGCGTTCCCTATCAGTGGGGCCCGAACGTCCTGATGTACAACACCGACGTGTTCAAGGAAGCGCCCAAGAGCTGGAACGTCGTCTTCGAGGAAATGAAGCTGCCCGACGGCAAGTCGAACAAGGGCCGCGTCCAGGCCTATGACGGCCCGATCCACATCGCCGATGCCGCCAACTACCTGATGTTCCACAAGCCGGAACTCGGCATCAAGGACCCCTATGAGCTCAACGAGGACCAGTACAAGGCGGCGCTCGATCTGCTGCGCACGCAGCGCACGCTGGTCGGCCGCTACTGGCATGACGCCGCCATCCAGGTCGACGACTTCCAGAACGAAGGCGTGGTCGCCTCCGGCTCGTGGCCCTATCAGGTGAACACGCTGGTCGCCGCCAAGAAGCCGATCGCCTCGACCGTTCCCGAAGAAGGCGTCACCGGCTGGGCCGACACCACCATGATGGAGGCGGACGCCGCCCATCCGAACTGCGCCTATATGTGGCTCGAGCACTCCCTGTCGCCCAAGGTCCAGGGCGACGTTTCGGCCTGGTTCGGCTCGCTGCCGGTCGTGCCGGCCGCCTGCAAGGGTAACGAGCTGCTCGGCGAGGAAGGCTGCAAGACCAATGGCTACGACAATTTCGAGAAGATCAAGTTCTGGAAGACGCCGGTGTCGAAATGCGCCAGCCAGAACGACCAGTGCGTGCCCTATTACCGCTGGGTGTCGGACTATATCGGCGTCATCGGCGGGCGGTAG
- a CDS encoding ABC transporter ATP-binding protein, which produces MTSAVSFKQVSRHFGSVRAVDAVDLDIAPGEFFAMLGPSGSGKTTCLRLIAGFEQPTAGSISIFGERAEGVPPYRRNVNTVFQDYALFPHLNVLDNVAYGLMVKGVGKAERLKAAEEALSLVRLPGYGTRRPGQLSGGQRQRVALARALVNQPKVLLLDEPLGALDLKLRENMQEELKSLQKVLGITFVFVTHDQGEALSMADRVAVFNDGRIMQVGTPEDIYQRPKTRFVADFVGSSNVLPPDFVHRYSGQHRWGSLRPESIRVSPATSGDGVAARLVGTNYLGATTRLALDADGLRLHAMVPAGMALPAEGEAVMLTFNREHLHLMDETV; this is translated from the coding sequence ATGACCTCCGCCGTTTCCTTCAAACAAGTCTCGCGCCATTTCGGCAGCGTGCGCGCCGTCGATGCGGTCGATCTCGATATCGCGCCGGGCGAGTTCTTCGCCATGCTCGGGCCGTCCGGTTCCGGCAAGACGACCTGCCTCAGGCTGATCGCCGGCTTCGAGCAGCCGACGGCGGGCTCCATTTCCATCTTCGGTGAGCGCGCCGAGGGCGTTCCGCCCTATCGCCGCAACGTCAACACCGTCTTCCAGGACTACGCGCTCTTTCCGCACTTGAACGTGCTCGACAATGTCGCCTACGGGTTGATGGTCAAGGGCGTTGGCAAGGCCGAGCGGTTGAAGGCGGCGGAAGAGGCGCTGTCGCTGGTCCGGCTGCCGGGCTACGGCACCCGCCGTCCCGGCCAGCTCTCCGGCGGCCAGCGCCAGCGCGTCGCGCTTGCCCGCGCGCTGGTCAACCAGCCCAAGGTGCTGCTGCTGGACGAGCCGCTCGGCGCGCTCGACCTCAAGCTGCGCGAGAACATGCAGGAGGAATTGAAGTCGCTGCAGAAAGTGCTCGGCATCACCTTCGTCTTCGTTACCCACGACCAAGGTGAAGCGCTCTCGATGGCCGACCGCGTCGCCGTCTTCAACGACGGCAGGATCATGCAGGTCGGCACGCCGGAGGACATCTACCAGCGGCCGAAGACGCGCTTCGTCGCCGATTTCGTCGGCTCGTCCAACGTGCTGCCGCCGGATTTCGTCCACCGCTATTCCGGCCAGCACCGCTGGGGGAGTCTCAGGCCTGAATCCATCCGCGTCTCTCCCGCGACGAGCGGCGACGGCGTCGCCGCTCGCCTGGTCGGCACCAACTATCTCGGCGCCACCACGAGGTTGGCGCTCGATGCCGACGGGCTCAGGCTCCATGCCATGGTGCCGGCGGGCATGGCGCTGCCCGCCGAGGGCGAGGCGGTGATGCTCACCTTCAACCGCGAGCACCTGCATCTGATGGACGAGACGGTATGA
- a CDS encoding ABC transporter permease, whose amino-acid sequence MTIAALNSNPAPAILPGSGGMRGALSDLFWRRPKLLLLLMLLPPLQWLGIVYIGSLFALLLQSFFSIDEFSGLINREFTLKTYGDLFQAANLDIILRTVTMAALVTLASAVVAFPIAYYAARYARGRWKALFYLGVMLPLWSSYLVKIYAWKLILAKEGILTWLFAKLNLLWLLDGWLSLPIVGGNSLSVSFTGTFIAFVYVWLPFMILPVQAALERVPGNLVEASSDLGASPGQTFRNVLFPLALPGIVAGSIFTFSLTLGDYIIPQIIGTSRLFIGQAVYSQQGTAGNIPLAAAFTVVPIVIMGFYLWGAKRLGAFDAL is encoded by the coding sequence ATGACCATCGCCGCGCTCAACTCCAATCCGGCCCCCGCCATCCTGCCGGGCAGCGGCGGCATGCGCGGCGCGCTCTCCGACCTCTTCTGGCGCCGGCCGAAACTCCTGCTTCTTCTGATGCTGCTGCCGCCGCTTCAGTGGTTGGGCATCGTCTATATCGGCTCGCTCTTCGCTCTGCTTTTGCAGAGCTTCTTCTCGATCGACGAATTCTCCGGCCTCATCAACCGCGAGTTCACGCTGAAGACCTATGGCGACCTGTTCCAGGCCGCCAATCTCGACATCATCCTGCGCACGGTGACGATGGCGGCGCTTGTCACGCTCGCCTCCGCGGTCGTGGCTTTCCCCATCGCATACTACGCTGCACGCTATGCGCGCGGCCGCTGGAAGGCGCTGTTCTATCTCGGCGTCATGCTGCCGCTGTGGTCGAGCTACCTGGTCAAGATCTATGCCTGGAAGCTGATCCTCGCCAAGGAAGGCATCCTCACCTGGCTGTTCGCCAAGCTGAACCTGCTTTGGCTGCTCGATGGCTGGCTGTCGCTGCCGATCGTCGGCGGCAACTCGCTCTCGGTGTCCTTCACCGGCACCTTCATCGCCTTCGTCTATGTCTGGCTGCCTTTCATGATCCTCCCCGTTCAGGCGGCGCTCGAGCGCGTGCCAGGCAATCTGGTCGAGGCCTCGTCCGATCTCGGCGCCTCACCCGGCCAGACCTTCCGCAACGTGCTGTTTCCGCTGGCGCTGCCCGGCATCGTCGCCGGCTCGATCTTCACCTTCTCGCTGACATTGGGCGACTACATCATCCCGCAGATCATCGGCACCTCGCGGCTCTTCATCGGCCAGGCCGTCTATTCGCAGCAGGGAACCGCCGGCAACATCCCTTTAGCCGCCGCCTTCACCGTGGTGCCCATCGTCATCATGGGCTTCTACCTCTGGGGCGCCAAGCGCTTGGGGGCTTTCGATGCGCTCTGA